Genomic DNA from Catellatospora sp. TT07R-123:
CCAGGCGGGGCCAGCTCTCACCCCCGAGGCCACCTACCACTACCAGCGAAGACTCTGCTTTAGCCCACTGCCATGGAGTCCTAAGAGATCCCTTAGTCGCGACTCATCGCCATAGCAACGTGTCCATGCGCGAAGTGCCACGGGATCCGCTCCTGCTCGAGCAGCAGGCCTCGGTCTCGTTCGGCCGCGTAGGCGGTCAGGTGGAGATACAGCTCGCGCTCGCCGGGTGTGAGCCGATCGGGGTTCCGCCTGTCAGGTGCCGTGCCGTCGACCGCCAGGTGCCGGAACCGGTCGAGGGTTTCGCAATCCATGAGGATGCTGGTGGCGTCGACGCCGTGGCCACGCAGGTCGTTGAGAAACACCAGTCCAGGCCCGTCGATGTCGCCCCAATACAAGACCTTGCGCGCGGCCTTCACCCAGTGGATCTTGCCGTAGTTGGCGACGCTGAAGCCTTGCCCGTGCAGGATGACGGTGCCTGGCATGTCGTCCGTGAACGCGTAGGCCGACTCCTTGTTCTCGATGATGAGCACGACGTCTGGTTGCTTGAGCCAACGGTTGAGGTCGTCAACGGCTGTGGCCAGATGCCGCATCCCGCCGAGGTTCTCGCGCAGCGCCGGGTCGCATACCACGACCTGGATAAGCTCTGGTGGCGTGCGCAGGCCGAGCCGTTGATGCAGGCGCCTGGTCGCTGCCGGGGCGGCCGATTCTGGGTCGGTCTGCCCGCCGCCGTGTCCCAGCAGGTTGACGACCAGCTGGGTGTGTCTTGCCAGCCATTTGGTGTCGATGCCCTCGATCGGCAGCTGTCTTAGCAGCATCCCCGACGCGGGGTTGGCCTTCAGCCAGGTGACGGCATTGACGAGTCGCGCGAAGTCCGTTTCGGGAAGTTCGGTGATGCGGCGGATGATGCCGGTGAAGTCAGCGTCAGGAAAGGCCCGCTGGAGTTGGACCAGTCGCCGTCCGCAGCGCCGCCAGGTCTGGGCCGTGTCGAAGTCGGCTGCGGCGACGTCGTGCGGCTGGCCGAAGACCAGAGTCTGAGGGAGGGCGTGAACGCCCGTGGGGAAGCGGGCGTTAGCGTAGATGATCTCTCCCGGACCCGTGTAGTCCGCCCAGCGCTGGGCCCACTCGTGGCAGGCGACGGGGTCTTCGGACCTGGCCCGCGTGTCCGGCGGCTGCAGCGAGAGCCGCATCGGCCAGGTGCCCAGGCCGCGTGCCCAGTCGGGGTAGACGGCGGCGAACCGCTGCCTGACCAGGGCGGTGATCTCGTCGGGGTCACGCACCGGCGTCACCGTCGAACTCCTGCCCACGGCGGGCGGCGAGCTCACCGAAGGTGGCCGAGGCGGCGTTGGAGTGGGCGCCGTCTGCCGCCATGCGCTTTTCGACGAGGATCGCCTGGCCGATGAACGGTTCGACGATGCCGGACATGCGGATGGGTGCTGCGATCAGCATCTGGAATCCGAACTCGTCGAAGACCGACAACGCCTGTGCGGAGAAGGTCTCGTCGGACTTGCTGAACGCTTCGTCGAGCATCAGCGGGGCAAAGCGCGGCCGGCCGTCGGAGTCACGGTCGGCGAGGTTGTAGCTCAGCGCGGCGGCCAGGCAGAACGCGACGAGTTTTTCCTGCTCCCCGCCGGAGTTGGCGGCCGTGTTGCGGTAGGTGTGCACGGTCGCCCCGTCGGGGTCCTTCTCGCTGCCATAGAAGGTGTAGCTGTTGCGGACGTCGAGCACATCGGTGCGCCATCGCCGTGCTTCAGTAGTGTCGGAGGTGAACAGGGCCATCAGGTCACGGACGCGGCGAAACTGCGCCACGGCTTTGCCGCTGTCGCTGCGGACACCGGGAGCCAGGCTCAGCAGCTCGTCGACCCGTGCCCGGAACGCCTTGACCTCCGCGGGCGGGTTGAACGTGCATGCGATCTGCAGATGGGTGCCGGAGTTGAACTCCACCCGTCCCAGCCCGATGTTGACCATGTCGACACGTTCCTGGATCTCCTGCGTGGCTTTCTCGATCGCCCGCTGCAGCATCCCGATCGACGGGACCATGTCCTCGCTGATCATCTGCTGGAAACGCGTCATCGCCTCCGGCAGCTTGCGGGCGGCGATCTCGTCATGCAACGCGGCGAAGTCGGCTCCGCACTTTTCGACGTCGCCGCTGGTGTCCGGTGCAGCATCCCGCCATTTCTCGATGAACCCGTCGACGGCCCGTTTCATGAGCATGACGGCGTTCTGCCTGGTCGTGTCAGCCGCACCGGTTCTGCGTTCCAGTTCACGACGAAACGTGGTGCGGATCTGAGCCATGTTGTCCGGTGAACGCGTCAGCACAAGTTCGGCCAGGACCTCGTCGAGGTAGCGGCGGTCGTCTTCGTCGTGGATCTCGTGAGGTCTGCGCTGCTCCTGTTCGTGCTCGTCGACCAGGCTCGTCTGCCGATGTGACTCGCCTTCGATGCGTTTGGTGAGCAGCTCGCATGCACCGACGAGCTTCCGCCAGACGCTCTTGGCGTCGTCGCGTCTTTCTTCCAGGCGCTGCAGGTCCACGTCCCCGGACCGGATCTCGGCCAGCCGGCCTTCGAGCTGTTCGGCGTCGCCGGCTGCTTTCCAGTGATCGAGCTTTGACCATATGGTGTGTTTGGTGGCGGCACCGGCTGCTTGCTGCGCGGCAGACAGCGCATGGTCACGTCGGCTCAGCGTATCTGCCGCGTCGTTGGCTTGCTTGCTGTCACCGACGAGCGCGGAGACCTCTGCTTCCAGGGCTGCCCGTTTCGCCGCGGTGTTCGCGCCGAGGATGTACGACGATGGATTGGTCAGCTCCGGCCGATCGTCCTTGCGGTAGTGGTTGCCGGGCAGCTTCAACGTTCCTCGCACGGTGACCCCGATGCGGTGCTGGTCGAGCTCACGAGCGGTGTCGACGCACACATGGTCGAATCGGGCCGTGATCTGCGCGGCCAGCCACAACCCGGACGGGTGATCGGTGTTCACGGTGAGCTTGGCGGCAAGGGTCTCCGGCCGCGGCCGCGGCCGGTGCGCCGAGGTGGCGGTGACGACGCTGTACTCGACGATCCCCCGCATGTCATGCGTGTCGATGAACTCCTTGATCGGCCGCTCGTGGCGTTCTGGCACCAGCAGCCGAAGGCCGAAACTGCGCAGCACCTTCTCGGCCGCCGGCC
This window encodes:
- a CDS encoding Wadjet anti-phage system protein JetD domain-containing protein, whose product is MRDPDEITALVRQRFAAVYPDWARGLGTWPMRLSLQPPDTRARSEDPVACHEWAQRWADYTGPGEIIYANARFPTGVHALPQTLVFGQPHDVAAADFDTAQTWRRCGRRLVQLQRAFPDADFTGIIRRITELPETDFARLVNAVTWLKANPASGMLLRQLPIEGIDTKWLARHTQLVVNLLGHGGGQTDPESAAPAATRRLHQRLGLRTPPELIQVVVCDPALRENLGGMRHLATAVDDLNRWLKQPDVVLIIENKESAYAFTDDMPGTVILHGQGFSVANYGKIHWVKAARKVLYWGDIDGPGLVFLNDLRGHGVDATSILMDCETLDRFRHLAVDGTAPDRRNPDRLTPGERELYLHLTAYAAERDRGLLLEQERIPWHFAHGHVAMAMSRD
- a CDS encoding ATP-binding protein, encoding MTDTSDVTQLRQFRLVRLQIVNWGTFSGYKDFPINRQGVLFTGPSGSGKSSLMDAHSTVLLPAHDQRFNASADLTARGSKQATRSVADYVRGAWSETNDEHEQSQVRYLRGGKPTWSAIGATYDDAAGSVVTAVTVKWFTGVDNDSANLKPLYMIAQGQFTLTDLEGWAERGFDTRWLKAAYPVSYPSSQEAYIRDLAAMIGLGGSKSALSLLGKAKAMKNVGDLNYFIRDNMLDRPETFAAAQRMVNTFKPLNDAFEIAHRAYQQEKELRDVPSQWQRYQQATTERTRADSLKGGPAEVYLRGLHLRLLAEEIDQIDTALQGLDEDLQARTKDQQAAYDSFWSLEQQWSEQGEVLRTLQVQLDAANIEVQARRDAYAAYGGQLALLGRSAPVTEAEFLALRSQLPQLAESARAEREQLAPTLRAAFAEAGQLEKDLQGKTAELQALRVARSLIPAREAQRRDAIAQAVGVPAADLPFAAELIDVAEGQERWRPAAEKVLRSFGLRLLVPERHERPIKEFIDTHDMRGIVEYSVVTATSAHRPRPRPETLAAKLTVNTDHPSGLWLAAQITARFDHVCVDTARELDQHRIGVTVRGTLKLPGNHYRKDDRPELTNPSSYILGANTAAKRAALEAEVSALVGDSKQANDAADTLSRRDHALSAAQQAAGAATKHTIWSKLDHWKAAGDAEQLEGRLAEIRSGDVDLQRLEERRDDAKSVWRKLVGACELLTKRIEGESHRQTSLVDEHEQEQRRPHEIHDEDDRRYLDEVLAELVLTRSPDNMAQIRTTFRRELERRTGAADTTRQNAVMLMKRAVDGFIEKWRDAAPDTSGDVEKCGADFAALHDEIAARKLPEAMTRFQQMISEDMVPSIGMLQRAIEKATQEIQERVDMVNIGLGRVEFNSGTHLQIACTFNPPAEVKAFRARVDELLSLAPGVRSDSGKAVAQFRRVRDLMALFTSDTTEARRWRTDVLDVRNSYTFYGSEKDPDGATVHTYRNTAANSGGEQEKLVAFCLAAALSYNLADRDSDGRPRFAPLMLDEAFSKSDETFSAQALSVFDEFGFQMLIAAPIRMSGIVEPFIGQAILVEKRMAADGAHSNAASATFGELAARRGQEFDGDAGA